A genomic region of Streptomyces sp. R33 contains the following coding sequences:
- a CDS encoding helix-turn-helix transcriptional regulator produces the protein MLETSARLLRLLSLLQAHREWTGADLAERLGVTPRTVRRDVDRLRELGYPVNASPGTGGGYQLGAGAELPPLLLDDDEAVAVAVGLRTAAGNGVEGIGEASVRALAKLEQVLPGRLRRRVSALNEFTVPMLRGPARATVDPAVLTELAAACRDSERLRFGYRDHEGDVSRRVVEPHRLVCTERRWYLVAWDVDREDWRTFRADRIEPRPPHGPRFTPRPAPAEDLAAYVSRGVSQAAYAARAVLRLKMPAEAAARIVGPSDGALEPVDAESCLLRTGAVNLDVLVIHVMLLGCEFEVLEPPELTDRIRAARDLLGRAVEKM, from the coding sequence ATGCTGGAGACCTCCGCACGACTGCTGCGCCTGCTGTCCCTGTTGCAGGCCCACCGCGAATGGACCGGCGCCGATCTCGCGGAGCGCCTCGGCGTGACCCCGAGGACGGTGCGGCGCGATGTGGACCGGCTCCGGGAGCTCGGCTACCCGGTGAACGCCAGCCCCGGCACCGGCGGCGGCTACCAGCTGGGCGCCGGGGCCGAGCTGCCGCCGCTGCTGCTCGACGACGACGAGGCCGTCGCCGTCGCGGTGGGCCTGCGGACGGCCGCGGGGAACGGCGTCGAGGGGATCGGGGAGGCCTCCGTACGGGCGCTCGCCAAGCTCGAGCAGGTGCTGCCGGGGCGGCTGCGGCGGCGGGTGTCGGCGCTCAACGAGTTCACCGTGCCGATGCTGCGCGGGCCGGCCCGGGCCACCGTCGACCCGGCCGTGCTGACCGAGCTCGCCGCCGCGTGCCGGGACAGCGAGCGGCTGCGCTTCGGGTACCGCGACCACGAGGGCGACGTCAGCCGGCGCGTGGTGGAGCCGCACCGGCTGGTGTGCACCGAGCGGCGCTGGTACCTGGTCGCCTGGGACGTGGACCGGGAGGACTGGCGTACCTTCCGCGCCGACCGGATCGAGCCCAGACCGCCGCACGGACCGCGCTTCACCCCGCGCCCGGCACCCGCCGAGGACCTCGCCGCGTACGTGTCGCGCGGTGTCTCGCAGGCTGCGTACGCGGCCCGGGCGGTGCTGCGGCTGAAGATGCCGGCGGAGGCGGCGGCCCGGATCGTGGGGCCGAGCGACGGAGCCCTGGAGCCGGTCGACGCCGAGAGCTGCCTGCTGCGTACCGGGGCCGTGAACCTCGACGTCCTCGTCATTCACGTCATGCTGCTCGGCTGTGAGTTCGAGGTGCTCGAGCCGCCGGAGCTGACGGACCGGATCAGAGCGGCCCGGGACCTTCTCGGGCGAGCCGTGGAGAAGATGTAA
- a CDS encoding S1 family peptidase, which translates to MRIKSITRTRLLAVAAGLAAVAGLAAPTAASADTGFSAARLAAAGASVQRADVAGTAWYTDPASGTLVVTADSTVTAADLARIRTEAGADAAALRIERTPGKLRKLTSGGDAIYTSGWRCSLGFNVRSGNTYYVLTAGHCTDGAGTWWTNSSHTTTIGATVGSSFPNNDYGLVRYDNTALAHSGTVGSQDITSAANATVGMSVTRRGSTTGTHGGSVTGLNATVNYGGGDIVYGMIRTNVCAEPGDSGGPLYSGTRAIGLTSGGSGDCSSGGTTFFQPVVEALNAYGVSVY; encoded by the coding sequence GTGAGGATCAAGAGCATCACCCGTACCCGGCTGCTCGCCGTGGCCGCCGGCCTGGCAGCCGTCGCCGGGCTGGCCGCCCCCACCGCGGCGAGCGCGGACACCGGCTTCAGCGCAGCACGGCTCGCTGCGGCCGGCGCCTCCGTCCAGCGTGCCGACGTCGCCGGCACCGCCTGGTACACCGACCCCGCCAGCGGGACCCTCGTGGTCACCGCCGACTCCACCGTCACCGCCGCGGACCTCGCCAGGATCCGTACCGAGGCCGGAGCCGACGCCGCGGCGCTGCGCATCGAGCGGACCCCCGGCAAACTGCGCAAGCTGACCTCAGGCGGCGACGCCATCTACACCTCCGGCTGGCGCTGCTCGCTCGGCTTCAACGTGCGCAGCGGGAACACGTACTACGTGCTGACCGCCGGGCACTGCACCGACGGCGCCGGCACCTGGTGGACCAACTCCTCGCACACCACCACGATCGGCGCGACCGTGGGCTCGAGCTTCCCGAACAACGACTACGGCCTCGTCCGCTACGACAACACCGCCCTGGCCCACTCGGGCACGGTCGGCAGCCAGGACATCACCAGCGCCGCCAACGCCACCGTCGGGATGTCCGTGACCCGGCGCGGCTCCACCACCGGCACCCACGGCGGCTCGGTGACCGGCCTCAACGCCACCGTCAACTACGGCGGCGGCGACATCGTCTACGGCATGATCCGCACCAACGTCTGCGCCGAGCCCGGCGACAGCGGCGGCCCGCTCTACTCCGGCACCCGCGCGATCGGCCTCACCTCGGGCGGCAGCGGCGACTGCTCCTCGGGCGGAACGACCTTCTTCCAGCCCGTCGTCGAGGCCCTCAACGCCTATGGCGTGAGCGTGTACTGA
- a CDS encoding DUF1684 domain-containing protein, translated as MSDDADDPKTAWRKWHEHRVASVSAPYGPLSLIGTHWLSDHPEGRIPAVPGRWRATEGGVALTASAEDGLSLDGEPFTGDAVLAADQTPPARSRIVAAQDVRITVIRREGEWAVRVFDPASAARRAFPGIEATPYDPDFVLPGRFRPYGEDRIVQVANADGRERGFGLGGELSFAYRGAEHTLQVAVDEDDGSLWAVIGDATGGSSSYRFRFLRPGVPDPVDGSITVDLNRTVLPPCAFADHFICPFPPPGNTLPFEVAAGERRLKDALAARI; from the coding sequence ATGAGCGATGACGCAGATGATCCGAAGACAGCCTGGCGGAAATGGCACGAGCATCGGGTGGCTTCCGTGTCCGCCCCCTACGGCCCCCTCTCCCTCATCGGCACCCACTGGCTCTCCGATCACCCGGAAGGTCGAATTCCGGCCGTTCCGGGGCGCTGGCGCGCCACCGAGGGCGGGGTGGCACTGACCGCCTCCGCCGAGGACGGTCTCAGCCTCGACGGCGAGCCCTTCACCGGTGACGCCGTCCTGGCCGCCGACCAGACCCCGCCCGCGCGCTCCCGGATCGTCGCGGCGCAGGACGTCCGGATCACGGTGATCCGGCGCGAGGGGGAGTGGGCGGTGCGGGTCTTCGACCCCGCCTCCGCGGCCCGTCGGGCCTTCCCCGGCATCGAGGCCACCCCGTACGACCCGGACTTCGTGCTGCCGGGGCGCTTCCGGCCGTACGGCGAGGACCGGATCGTCCAGGTGGCGAACGCCGACGGCCGGGAGCGCGGGTTCGGCCTCGGCGGCGAGCTGAGCTTCGCGTACCGGGGCGCCGAACACACCCTCCAGGTCGCCGTCGACGAGGACGACGGCAGCCTCTGGGCCGTGATCGGCGATGCCACCGGAGGGAGTTCCAGTTACCGCTTCCGCTTCCTCAGGCCGGGAGTTCCCGACCCGGTGGACGGCTCGATCACCGTCGACCTCAACCGGACCGTGCTGCCGCCCTGCGCGTTCGCGGACCACTTCATCTGCCCGTTCCCGCCCCCTGGGAACACCCTGCCCTTCGAGGTCGCGGCGGGCGAGCGGAGGCTGAAAGATGCCCTTGCCGCCCGAATCTGA
- a CDS encoding MFS transporter, whose amino-acid sequence MSGTNAAAFRLRLHAASGGTNRWLVLAVLCVSLVLVALDATILHVAVPSVTEDLRPGSIELLWIVDAYPLVCAALLILFGTLGDRVGRRRILLIGYGLFGAASALAALADNAQVLIAARALLGVGGAMIMPATLSILRQVFPDRRERALAIGIWTAVAAIGAASGPVLGGFLVQHFWWGSVFLINIPLMALILPLGRWLLPESKGACDGPWDVLGALMAAGGVLGVVLGVKRIGAERRLLDAEALVPLVLGAVLLILFVRRQKRRTHPLIDMRMFSRAAFSTSVGCIVLAMLALVGLELIAVQYLQLVLHLSPLETGLRLLPLTFAAMAAGATGSYTLARIGPRTMVSLGFVLTAFAVLLLTFMGQHDRPVLLTVGFIVLGFGLQTTLFAAYESMLSEAPADTAGGAASIGETSYQLGAGMGIALLGSVMNAAYAPGLLHVPGVSASDAAGAANSLGEAYQIAGALGGAAGDALYAAARHSFVHGLHVTLVVSAGLLLAGAVMALKLPRAMECAEPAERGADPVRLPAQAGPDAQRVCAPAADRDRAVRPA is encoded by the coding sequence ATGTCGGGGACGAACGCGGCCGCCTTCCGGCTGCGGCTGCACGCCGCCTCCGGCGGTACCAACCGCTGGCTCGTCCTCGCGGTCCTCTGCGTCAGCCTGGTCCTCGTCGCGCTCGACGCGACGATCCTGCACGTCGCCGTCCCCTCCGTCACCGAGGACCTGCGCCCGGGCTCGATCGAGCTCCTGTGGATCGTCGACGCCTATCCCCTGGTCTGCGCCGCCCTCCTGATCCTCTTCGGCACCCTCGGCGACCGGGTCGGCCGCCGCCGGATACTCCTGATCGGATACGGGCTCTTCGGTGCGGCCTCCGCCCTGGCGGCCCTCGCCGACAACGCCCAGGTCCTGATCGCCGCCCGCGCCCTGCTCGGTGTCGGCGGCGCGATGATCATGCCCGCCACCCTGTCGATCCTGCGGCAGGTCTTCCCCGACCGGCGCGAGCGGGCCCTCGCCATCGGTATCTGGACCGCCGTCGCCGCCATCGGCGCGGCCAGCGGGCCGGTGCTCGGCGGCTTCCTCGTCCAGCACTTCTGGTGGGGCTCGGTCTTCTTGATCAACATCCCGCTGATGGCGCTCATCCTGCCGCTCGGGCGCTGGCTGCTGCCCGAGTCGAAGGGGGCCTGCGACGGGCCCTGGGACGTGCTCGGCGCGCTGATGGCCGCCGGCGGTGTGCTCGGCGTGGTCCTCGGGGTCAAGCGGATCGGCGCGGAGCGCCGGCTCCTCGACGCCGAGGCGCTGGTGCCGCTGGTGCTGGGCGCGGTGCTGCTGATCCTCTTCGTCCGGCGGCAGAAGCGGCGTACGCACCCGCTCATCGACATGCGGATGTTCTCGCGCGCCGCCTTCTCGACGTCCGTCGGGTGCATCGTGCTCGCCATGCTGGCGCTGGTCGGTCTGGAGCTGATCGCGGTCCAGTACCTCCAGCTGGTGCTGCACCTCAGCCCGCTGGAGACCGGACTGCGGCTGCTGCCGCTCACCTTCGCCGCGATGGCCGCAGGCGCCACCGGGTCGTACACGCTGGCCCGGATCGGGCCGCGCACGATGGTGTCGCTCGGCTTCGTGCTGACGGCGTTCGCCGTGCTGCTGCTGACGTTCATGGGGCAGCACGACCGGCCGGTGCTCCTCACCGTCGGGTTCATCGTGCTCGGCTTCGGTCTGCAGACCACGCTGTTCGCGGCGTACGAGTCGATGCTGAGCGAGGCCCCCGCGGACACGGCCGGCGGTGCGGCCTCCATAGGCGAGACCTCGTACCAGCTGGGCGCGGGGATGGGCATCGCGCTGCTCGGCAGTGTCATGAACGCGGCCTATGCGCCGGGGCTGCTGCACGTGCCGGGGGTCTCGGCCTCGGATGCGGCGGGGGCGGCGAACTCTCTGGGCGAGGCGTACCAGATCGCGGGGGCCCTCGGGGGCGCTGCGGGTGATGCGCTGTACGCGGCGGCGCGGCACTCGTTCGTGCACGGGCTGCACGTCACTCTCGTGGTCAGTGCGGGGTTGCTGCTGGCGGGGGCCGTGATGGCGCTGAAGCTGCCGCGGGCCATGGAGTGTGCGGAGCCTGCCGAGCGCGGCGCCGATCCCGTACGGCTTCCCGCCCAGGCGGGGCCCGATGCCCAGCGCGTCTGCGCCCCGGCGGCGGACCGCGACCGGGCCGTCCGCCCGGCCTGA
- a CDS encoding DUF5685 family protein codes for MFGIVRPCTHRLGERFKTEWMAHLCGLCLALRGDHGQFARIVTNYDGLLVSVLTEAQSGPAPGSRRTAGPCPLRGMRTAAVAKGEGARLAAAVSLVLASAKVRDHVADRDGLLARAPIAAAARKVARGWDRAGARTGASLGFDTAVLVDAVDRQAGIETLAGPGTPVLVVTEPTETATAAAFAHTAQLAGRPGNAPALAEAGRYFGRLAHLLDAVEDQAADAAAGAWNPLTATGTPLTEARRLADDALHGIRLALREVEFADAGLAHRLLVHELKTSVDRAFGVTGCGHAGMNAAGQGGYGAPPQGYGPGQAGPYGSGPYAGTPYDGQGAQGGNPYGGNPYGGNPYGGGAGGPGGPWTPGPPMGPGGGLPPQKPRRGLLAGCAVSIGLFCTCQLCCAEHEGPWSRKKRDPWCDACDGCDGCPDCSGCCDCCNCDGCCCDCGCDC; via the coding sequence TTGTTCGGCATCGTCAGACCCTGCACGCACCGGCTGGGGGAGCGGTTCAAGACGGAGTGGATGGCCCATCTCTGCGGGCTGTGCCTGGCACTTCGCGGGGACCACGGGCAGTTCGCCCGCATCGTCACCAACTACGACGGGCTGCTCGTCTCCGTTCTGACGGAGGCTCAGTCGGGGCCGGCGCCCGGCTCGCGGCGCACCGCCGGCCCCTGCCCGCTGCGCGGGATGCGCACCGCCGCGGTGGCCAAGGGCGAGGGTGCGCGGCTCGCGGCCGCCGTCTCGCTCGTGCTCGCCTCGGCGAAGGTACGGGACCACGTGGCGGACCGGGACGGGCTGTTGGCCCGCGCGCCCATAGCCGCCGCCGCGCGCAAGGTGGCCCGCGGCTGGGACCGGGCCGGCGCCCGCACCGGGGCGTCGCTCGGCTTCGACACGGCGGTCCTCGTCGACGCCGTGGACCGGCAGGCCGGAATCGAGACGCTGGCCGGCCCCGGCACGCCGGTGCTCGTCGTCACCGAGCCCACGGAGACCGCGACGGCCGCCGCCTTCGCCCATACCGCGCAGCTGGCCGGCCGTCCAGGCAACGCGCCCGCGCTCGCCGAGGCAGGCCGCTACTTCGGGCGCCTCGCGCACCTGCTGGACGCCGTCGAGGACCAGGCCGCGGACGCCGCCGCAGGCGCCTGGAACCCCCTGACGGCCACCGGGACCCCGCTCACCGAGGCCCGGAGGCTGGCCGACGACGCCCTGCACGGCATCAGGCTGGCGCTGCGCGAGGTCGAGTTCGCGGACGCCGGGCTGGCCCACCGGCTGCTCGTGCACGAGCTGAAGACCTCCGTGGACCGGGCCTTCGGGGTCACGGGCTGTGGACACGCGGGCATGAACGCCGCGGGGCAGGGCGGGTACGGGGCGCCGCCGCAGGGGTACGGCCCGGGCCAGGCGGGCCCGTACGGCAGCGGCCCGTACGCGGGCACCCCGTACGACGGCCAGGGCGCCCAGGGCGGGAACCCGTACGGCGGGAATCCGTACGGCGGGAATCCGTACGGCGGCGGCGCGGGCGGGCCCGGTGGCCCCTGGACGCCCGGGCCGCCCATGGGCCCCGGCGGCGGCCTTCCCCCGCAGAAGCCGCGCCGCGGGCTGCTCGCCGGCTGCGCCGTGTCCATCGGGCTGTTCTGCACCTGCCAGCTGTGCTGCGCCGAGCACGAGGGCCCGTGGTCCCGGAAGAAGCGGGACCCGTGGTGCGATGCCTGCGACGGCTGCGACGGCTGCCCGGACTGCAGCGGCTGCTGCGACTGCTGCAACTGTGACGGGTGCTGCTGCGACTGCGGCTGCGACTGCTGA
- a CDS encoding transglycosylase family protein, which yields MPDLRIRRAASAVAAAAALALVLVLPSRAGAAPPPPAPGPAGAAHPGSPGTIGNGPGDCGPGGQWPWDCVADCESSGRWAVNTGNGFYGGLQFWQPTWEEYGGLVFAARADLASREQQIRVAEDVLGDQGWDAWPVCSKRYGLAGRMHVVRAGDTLDAIARRYRVKGGWKALYEANRAVIGPKPKALVVGTLLALPPSPPAAPVPTPMPVPMPVPAAPVPSPTPTPVPTPVPTAPAAPVPVPVAKPSAAPKPPAAAAAKPAAPIPAPTRVPTRTPAPAAVPAP from the coding sequence ATGCCCGACCTCCGGATCCGGCGGGCCGCTTCCGCGGTCGCTGCAGCCGCCGCGCTGGCTCTCGTCCTCGTACTCCCGTCGAGGGCCGGCGCGGCTCCGCCGCCCCCCGCACCCGGGCCTGCGGGGGCGGCTCACCCCGGCTCGCCCGGGACCATCGGGAACGGGCCGGGGGACTGCGGGCCGGGCGGGCAATGGCCCTGGGACTGCGTGGCCGACTGCGAGAGCAGCGGGCGCTGGGCGGTCAACACCGGCAACGGCTTCTACGGGGGCCTGCAGTTCTGGCAGCCGACCTGGGAGGAGTACGGCGGGCTGGTGTTCGCGGCACGGGCCGATCTGGCGAGCCGGGAGCAGCAGATCCGGGTGGCGGAGGACGTGCTGGGGGACCAGGGGTGGGACGCGTGGCCGGTGTGCTCGAAGCGGTACGGGCTGGCGGGCCGGATGCACGTGGTCCGCGCCGGGGACACGCTGGACGCCATTGCCCGGCGGTACCGGGTGAAGGGTGGGTGGAAGGCGCTGTACGAGGCGAACCGGGCGGTGATCGGGCCGAAGCCGAAGGCGCTGGTGGTCGGCACGCTGCTGGCGTTGCCGCCGTCGCCCCCGGCGGCTCCGGTTCCGACCCCGATGCCGGTTCCGATGCCGGTTCCGGCCGCTCCGGTCCCGAGCCCGACCCCGACGCCGGTTCCGACGCCGGTTCCGACGGCTCCGGCCGCTCCGGTCCCGGTTCCGGTCGCGAAGCCGTCGGCGGCTCCGAAGCCACCGGCCGCTGCGGCGGCCAAGCCCGCCGCCCCCATTCCGGCACCGACCCGCGTCCCGACGCGTACGCCGGCTCCCGCCGCCGTACCCGCTCCCTGA
- a CDS encoding cell division protein SepF, whose protein sequence is MGSVRKASAWLGLVEDSDDERYYDDDYAEAAQGSVSGPGDQWVTDPRVKVASESAVEQGRRIATVTPDGFRDARGIGELFREGVPVIVNLSSMDPADAKRVVDFAAGLTFGLRGSIERVATRVFLLTPADTQIVNGEPAGRSRDFFNQS, encoded by the coding sequence ATGGGTTCGGTACGCAAGGCGAGTGCCTGGTTGGGTCTCGTGGAGGACAGCGACGACGAGCGTTACTACGACGACGACTACGCGGAGGCCGCACAGGGTTCCGTATCGGGCCCCGGCGACCAGTGGGTCACCGACCCCCGGGTCAAGGTCGCGTCGGAGTCGGCCGTCGAGCAGGGCCGGCGCATCGCGACGGTCACCCCGGACGGCTTCCGCGACGCGCGCGGCATCGGCGAACTGTTCCGCGAGGGCGTCCCGGTGATCGTGAACCTGTCGTCGATGGACCCGGCCGACGCCAAGCGCGTGGTCGACTTCGCGGCCGGCCTGACCTTCGGCCTGCGCGGCTCGATCGAGCGGGTGGCGACCAGGGTCTTCCTGCTGACCCCGGCCGACACCCAGATCGTGAACGGCGAGCCCGCCGGCCGCTCACGCGACTTCTTCAACCAGAGCTGA
- a CDS encoding acyl-CoA dehydrogenase family protein: MPFVPTDPLGLDELLAPEDLAIRDTVRGWAADRVLPHIAGWYESGELPGIRELARELGGLGALGMSLEGYGCAGASAVQYGLACLELEAADSGIRSLVSVQGSLAMYAIWKYGSEEQKQRWLPGMAAGELIGCFGLTEPDVGSDPAAMRTYAKRDGTDWVLNGRKMWITNGSVAAVAVVWAQTDEGIRGFAVPTDSAGFSAPEIKHKWSLRASVTSELVMDDVRLPADAVLAGVTGLKGPLGCLSHARYGIVWGAMGAARASFEAALDYARTREQFGRPIGGFQLTQAKLADMALELHKGILLAHHLGRRMDAGTLRPEQISFGKLNNVREAIDICRTARTILGANGISLEYPVMRHATNLESVLTYEGTVEMHQLVLGKALTGLDAFR, from the coding sequence GTGCCCTTCGTACCCACCGATCCGCTCGGGCTCGACGAGCTCCTCGCGCCCGAGGACCTCGCCATCCGCGACACCGTGCGCGGCTGGGCCGCCGACCGCGTGCTCCCGCACATCGCCGGCTGGTACGAGAGCGGCGAGCTGCCCGGGATCCGGGAGCTGGCCAGGGAGCTCGGCGGGCTCGGGGCGCTCGGGATGTCGCTGGAGGGGTACGGCTGCGCCGGGGCCTCCGCCGTGCAGTACGGGCTCGCCTGCCTCGAGCTGGAAGCCGCCGACTCCGGGATCCGGTCCCTCGTCTCGGTGCAGGGCTCGCTCGCCATGTACGCGATCTGGAAGTACGGCTCCGAGGAGCAGAAGCAGCGCTGGCTCCCCGGCATGGCCGCCGGCGAGCTGATCGGCTGTTTCGGGCTGACCGAGCCCGACGTCGGCTCCGACCCGGCCGCCATGCGCACGTACGCCAAGCGCGACGGCACCGACTGGGTGCTCAACGGGCGCAAGATGTGGATCACCAACGGCAGCGTCGCGGCCGTGGCCGTCGTGTGGGCGCAGACCGACGAGGGGATCCGCGGGTTCGCCGTTCCCACCGACTCGGCCGGGTTCTCCGCGCCCGAGATCAAGCACAAGTGGTCGCTGCGGGCGTCCGTGACGAGCGAACTCGTGATGGACGACGTGCGGCTGCCCGCCGATGCGGTGCTTGCGGGGGTCACCGGGCTCAAGGGGCCGCTGGGCTGCCTCAGCCACGCGCGGTACGGGATCGTCTGGGGGGCCATGGGCGCGGCGCGCGCCAGCTTCGAGGCCGCGCTCGACTACGCGCGGACGCGGGAGCAGTTCGGCAGGCCCATCGGCGGTTTCCAGCTCACCCAGGCAAAGCTCGCCGACATGGCGCTGGAACTCCACAAGGGCATCCTGCTCGCCCACCACCTGGGGCGGCGGATGGATGCGGGCACCCTGCGGCCGGAGCAGATCAGTTTCGGGAAGCTCAACAACGTCCGCGAGGCCATCGACATCTGCCGCACCGCGCGGACCATCCTCGGTGCCAACGGGATCTCGCTCGAATACCCCGTCATGCGGCACGCCACGAACCTCGAGTCGGTGCTCACCTACGAGGGCACCGTCGAGATGCACCAGTTGGTGCTGGGCAAGGCGCTCACCGGGCTCGACGCCTTCCGGTGA
- a CDS encoding phosphatase PAP2 family protein: MRTDQILTRLERVFARLDREPERPAHLQTPQMSRHRVVLLGSTLAFYLAIVVAVLTTSWLVRLDWQVMFFRPYEQWPQLHAFLDYLVVLGQRGPTAVMVAAWLGWRSWRQHTLRPLITLGVALLLLNITVGAVKLGLGRLGPHYATQIGSAELFAGGDIFPSGHTANAVVTWGILAYLASTTVTRRVLSVVSAVVSLSVGATTVYLGTHWVSDVLLGWSAGLLIMLALPWFEPLIAGAEARVFALRERLRRRLETGSVPVPVATVLTPMLSAGGKWQLRLTPEAAGLQEPAAAAAPATAPATVQAAAGQAHAPVPRPAAHVSGRPHLIRSERTPVTPAGSRRPAHTERPAAAGRAAARPAASG, from the coding sequence GTGCGTACCGACCAAATCCTGACCCGTCTGGAGCGGGTGTTCGCCCGGCTGGACCGGGAACCAGAGCGACCGGCTCATCTGCAAACACCGCAGATGAGCCGGCACCGCGTCGTGCTCCTCGGATCGACCCTCGCGTTCTACCTCGCGATCGTGGTGGCCGTCCTGACCACGTCCTGGCTCGTCCGCCTCGACTGGCAGGTCATGTTCTTCCGGCCCTACGAGCAGTGGCCGCAGCTGCACGCCTTCCTCGACTACCTCGTGGTCCTGGGCCAGCGCGGACCCACCGCGGTCATGGTCGCCGCATGGCTGGGCTGGCGCTCCTGGCGGCAGCACACCCTCCGCCCGCTGATCACCCTCGGCGTGGCGCTGCTCCTGCTCAACATCACCGTCGGCGCCGTCAAGCTCGGCCTCGGCCGGCTCGGCCCGCACTACGCCACGCAGATCGGCTCCGCCGAGCTCTTCGCCGGCGGCGATATATTTCCTTCCGGCCACACCGCCAACGCCGTTGTGACCTGGGGAATCCTGGCCTACCTGGCCTCGACCACGGTCACCCGGCGGGTGCTTTCCGTGGTGTCCGCGGTCGTTTCGCTGAGCGTCGGCGCCACCACCGTGTACCTCGGCACCCACTGGGTCAGCGACGTGCTGCTCGGCTGGTCCGCAGGTCTGCTGATCATGCTGGCGCTGCCCTGGTTCGAGCCGCTGATCGCCGGGGCCGAGGCCCGCGTCTTCGCGCTGCGGGAGCGGCTGCGCCGCCGGCTGGAGACCGGAAGCGTGCCCGTACCGGTCGCCACCGTGCTCACGCCGATGCTCTCCGCGGGCGGCAAGTGGCAGCTCCGGCTCACCCCCGAGGCCGCCGGCCTGCAGGAGCCCGCCGCCGCGGCCGCACCGGCGACCGCCCCCGCGACCGTGCAGGCGGCCGCCGGCCAGGCGCACGCCCCGGTGCCCCGGCCCGCCGCGCACGTCTCCGGCCGGCCGCACCTGATCCGGTCCGAGCGGACCCCGGTCACGCCGGCCGGCAGCCGCCGCCCGGCGCACACCGAGCGGCCCGCCGCCGCGGGACGGGCCGCGGCCCGTCCGGCCGCCAGCGGCTGA
- a CDS encoding glycosyltransferase family 39 protein, whose amino-acid sequence MPVEDLGFRRAAPALALFAGVRLLGLAVLALWCAAVGSSPHTLLSARWDSLWYARIAAEGYGYEVVLPNGDVHSNLAFFPLLPWLERLVAAPTGLSYGSAGLVVSVVAGLAAAWGIFAVADLLYGRRAGVFAAGTWAALPVGVVQSMAYSESLFTALAAWALYGALRGRWLTAGLLAAGAGLTRPVGAAVVAAVWVAAVLAHRRGERSWRMAAGMLLAPMGAAAYVLWVGARTGDGLLGYLDVQGGWGNGFDGGWAFARFIGAKLASSAFPAGVGLIAGVVLVLWLYALCVRQRQPAPLLVYCGIVVALALCASGYFGSKPRLLLPAFPLLLPAAVALARWRTGRALAVLGAVALASAVYGAFWLNGSGPP is encoded by the coding sequence ATGCCCGTGGAAGATCTTGGATTTCGCCGGGCCGCACCCGCCCTGGCCCTCTTCGCGGGGGTCCGGCTCCTCGGGCTGGCCGTGCTCGCGCTCTGGTGCGCGGCCGTCGGCAGCAGTCCGCACACGCTGCTGTCGGCGCGCTGGGACTCGCTCTGGTACGCCCGCATCGCTGCCGAGGGGTACGGGTACGAGGTGGTCCTCCCGAACGGGGACGTGCACTCGAACCTGGCGTTCTTCCCGCTGCTGCCCTGGCTGGAGCGGCTGGTCGCGGCGCCGACCGGGCTGTCGTACGGCTCCGCGGGTCTGGTGGTCTCGGTGGTGGCCGGGCTCGCGGCGGCCTGGGGGATCTTCGCGGTCGCGGACCTCTTGTACGGCCGCCGGGCCGGGGTGTTCGCCGCGGGAACCTGGGCCGCGCTGCCCGTGGGCGTCGTCCAGTCGATGGCGTACAGCGAGTCGCTGTTCACGGCGCTGGCCGCCTGGGCGCTGTACGGGGCCCTGCGCGGCCGGTGGCTGACCGCCGGCCTGCTCGCGGCCGGGGCCGGGCTGACCCGCCCGGTCGGCGCCGCGGTGGTGGCGGCGGTGTGGGTGGCGGCCGTACTGGCCCATCGGCGTGGAGAGCGGTCCTGGCGGATGGCGGCCGGGATGCTGCTGGCCCCGATGGGGGCCGCCGCGTACGTGCTGTGGGTCGGGGCGCGCACCGGCGACGGGCTGCTCGGCTACCTGGACGTGCAGGGCGGCTGGGGCAACGGCTTCGACGGCGGCTGGGCCTTCGCCCGGTTCATCGGGGCGAAGCTGGCCTCGTCCGCGTTCCCCGCCGGGGTCGGGCTGATCGCGGGCGTCGTGCTCGTGCTGTGGCTGTACGCGCTGTGCGTGCGGCAGCGCCAGCCGGCCCCGCTCCTCGTCTACTGCGGGATCGTGGTCGCGCTGGCGCTGTGCGCGTCGGGGTACTTCGGCTCCAAACCCCGGCTGCTGCTGCCCGCGTTCCCGCTGCTGCTGCCGGCGGCGGTGGCGCTGGCCCGGTGGCGGACCGGGCGGGCGCTCGCGGTGCTCGGCGCGGTGGCGCTGGCCTCGGCGGTGTACGGGGCCTTCTGGCTGAACGGCTCGGGACCCCCGTAG